Proteins encoded together in one Planctopirus ephydatiae window:
- the tgt gene encoding tRNA guanosine(34) transglycosylase Tgt, producing MSKFAFTLLATDPKSMARAGLWETPHGTIETPAFMPVGTAGTVKGLTPDQLVATGARKILANTYHLALRPGPEVVADLGGLHRFFDWSGPILTDSGGFQIFSLAKLSRMTEEGVTFRSHLDGSALNLTPEKAMSIQEFLGADVIMCLDECPPADAPEEHILRAVDRTTRWAARCREAHQRSDQALFGIVQGGTIESLRIRSAEALLPFDFPGYAVGGLSVGEPPPEMYRTLEFTTPVLPVQKPRYLMGVGRPIDLIEGVLRGIDLFDCVMPTRNGRNGMAFTSTGPVRLKNARHLRDTSPLDAECPCQACQRFSRGYLRHLFMCGEMLGPILLTLHNLTFYQRLMKGLREAILEGRGHEFRASQLARWGESG from the coding sequence TGGGCACAGCCGGCACCGTCAAGGGGCTGACTCCAGATCAACTGGTGGCGACTGGAGCCAGGAAGATTCTGGCAAACACCTATCATCTCGCGCTACGACCTGGGCCCGAGGTCGTGGCTGATTTAGGTGGTCTGCATCGGTTTTTTGACTGGTCAGGCCCGATTCTGACAGACTCTGGCGGCTTTCAAATCTTCAGTCTGGCAAAACTCTCGAGGATGACCGAAGAAGGTGTCACTTTTCGTTCTCATCTGGATGGTTCTGCACTGAATCTGACACCTGAGAAGGCGATGTCGATCCAGGAGTTCCTGGGGGCAGATGTCATTATGTGTCTGGATGAATGTCCTCCCGCAGATGCGCCGGAAGAACACATCCTGCGGGCGGTTGATCGAACGACACGTTGGGCGGCCCGGTGCCGGGAAGCTCATCAGCGGTCTGATCAGGCCCTCTTCGGGATCGTCCAGGGGGGGACCATCGAATCACTGCGAATTCGCTCGGCTGAAGCGCTATTGCCGTTTGATTTTCCGGGATATGCCGTCGGTGGGTTGAGTGTGGGCGAGCCTCCTCCCGAAATGTACCGGACGCTGGAATTCACAACTCCGGTGCTACCTGTGCAGAAACCGCGTTATCTCATGGGGGTTGGCCGCCCCATTGACCTGATTGAAGGGGTCTTACGCGGGATTGACCTGTTCGATTGCGTGATGCCCACTCGAAATGGTCGAAACGGAATGGCTTTTACGAGCACTGGGCCTGTGCGGCTGAAAAATGCCAGGCATCTACGGGATACGAGCCCACTGGATGCTGAATGCCCGTGTCAGGCATGTCAGCGATTCAGCCGGGGGTACTTGAGACATTTGTTCATGTGTGGTGAAATGCTGGGCCCGATTCTCCTGACGTTACATAACCTCACATTTTATCAGAGACTGATGAAGGGGCTGCGAGAAGCGATTCTAGAAGGACGTGGGCACGAGTTCCGAGCCAGTCAGCTTGCCCGGTGGGGTGAGTCTGGCTAG